The Acidobacteriota bacterium genome includes a window with the following:
- a CDS encoding TonB-dependent receptor plug domain-containing protein — MLRGKAVVVLMLMAGGIAPAWAQQLPAISGIVLDAYSRRPVIGATVEWNELRVVTDRDGRFRLTVPRGATRVRIVAEGYLPEQVDVTVGAQLVTIEVLLLNRAQFKEEIVVIAGKTRDAQAPISTEVSPLEVRSVAGAAENVFRVLQTLPGVNATEDFGSRLSVRGGGPDQNLTIMDGVEIHNPYRLFGLTSAFNPETVQAFELTSGGFSPKYGDRLSSLLLIENRQGTQRQKLAGSASLSLTDANVIVEGALPGKMKGSWLVSGRRTYYDLIANRITGTTLPSFGDIQAKGVWEVRAGQRVSVFALRSRESTDANFTDTAKNNRFGFTNAGSNDLVSLSFFSTIGRRATSRTIASWYSYTDELGAIGNLRNEAARSNAPGDAAFARSTLAFTRQTSVRDISLRQELGLTASARHFVEAGFEAHVLSTGWNWNISGDRNTSEANGSSARGGTSLPAVLESTNDATRAGLWLVDRYQPFGRVTLEPGLRIDWSGLARETVVSPRFAVSVDLGGGNRLRGSVGRFAQSPGYEKLLQSDYFVDLSGAGARGLKSEQSVHVLGSLEHRFAPGLVARVEGYYKSFDRLIVGRLEMPAETAARIAPYAFPPALAASVPTAAQITSTPVNGATGRAYGIDVFVAHQPTDSAERLAGWASYTFGKADIDSYGRRYAFDYDRRHALSLVGTYRMMRGLELAATLRIASGFPYTPAVGLRVAAVAETDATGAVVRYVPQVDVNGLYVWTTDPGGVENLNAGRLPVFVRLDFRTTFKPRWSGNRWQFYVEVINALNRSNVGGFDTVLQYNPVGDRPLLTYTASGGLPLLPSVGVRYRF, encoded by the coding sequence ATGTTGAGGGGAAAAGCTGTTGTCGTGCTCATGCTGATGGCTGGCGGAATTGCGCCGGCCTGGGCCCAGCAGTTGCCGGCCATCTCGGGGATCGTCCTGGACGCCTACTCCAGGCGGCCCGTCATCGGCGCGACGGTTGAGTGGAACGAGCTGCGCGTCGTGACCGACCGAGACGGCCGCTTCCGACTCACTGTACCGCGGGGCGCGACGCGCGTCAGGATCGTTGCGGAGGGCTATCTCCCGGAACAAGTTGACGTGACGGTGGGCGCGCAGTTGGTCACCATCGAAGTGCTGCTGCTCAACAGGGCGCAGTTCAAAGAGGAGATTGTCGTCATCGCCGGCAAGACCCGCGATGCCCAGGCACCCATATCCACCGAGGTGAGCCCGCTCGAGGTCAGGAGCGTCGCGGGCGCGGCGGAGAACGTGTTCCGGGTGCTCCAGACGCTCCCGGGCGTCAATGCGACCGAGGACTTCGGCAGCCGCCTGTCGGTCCGCGGAGGCGGGCCGGATCAAAATCTCACGATCATGGACGGCGTCGAGATCCACAACCCGTACCGCTTGTTCGGGCTGACAAGCGCGTTCAACCCGGAAACGGTCCAGGCGTTCGAACTCACGTCTGGCGGTTTCAGCCCCAAGTACGGCGATCGGCTCTCGTCGCTGCTGTTGATTGAGAATCGCCAGGGCACGCAGAGGCAGAAGCTGGCAGGCTCGGCATCCCTCAGCCTTACTGATGCGAACGTGATCGTCGAGGGCGCGCTGCCTGGGAAGATGAAGGGCTCGTGGTTGGTGTCCGGACGCCGGACCTACTATGACCTGATTGCCAACCGCATCACTGGGACCACCCTCCCGTCGTTCGGCGACATCCAGGCGAAGGGCGTCTGGGAAGTCCGTGCCGGCCAGCGTGTCTCGGTGTTCGCGCTGCGGAGCCGCGAATCCACCGACGCCAACTTTACCGACACGGCGAAGAACAACCGTTTCGGTTTTACCAATGCAGGGAGCAACGATCTGGTCTCCCTGTCGTTCTTTTCGACGATCGGTCGGCGCGCAACGTCGCGGACGATAGCCTCCTGGTACAGCTACACCGACGAGCTTGGCGCCATCGGCAACCTGCGCAACGAGGCGGCGCGTTCGAATGCCCCTGGTGATGCCGCGTTTGCTCGGTCCACCCTGGCCTTCACGCGCCAGACATCCGTGCGCGATATCTCGCTTCGGCAGGAGCTCGGGCTCACCGCGTCGGCGAGGCATTTCGTGGAAGCCGGATTCGAGGCGCACGTGCTCAGCACGGGCTGGAACTGGAACATCAGCGGCGATCGCAACACCAGCGAGGCGAATGGCTCCAGCGCCCGGGGGGGCACCAGCCTGCCCGCGGTGCTCGAGTCAACCAACGACGCGACGCGGGCCGGGCTGTGGCTAGTCGATCGTTATCAGCCTTTCGGGCGCGTGACGCTGGAACCGGGCCTCAGGATCGACTGGAGCGGCCTCGCCCGCGAGACCGTCGTGTCGCCTCGTTTCGCGGTCAGCGTCGATCTTGGCGGCGGCAACCGGCTGCGCGGGTCGGTCGGGCGATTCGCCCAGAGCCCTGGCTACGAGAAGCTCCTGCAGTCCGATTACTTCGTCGATCTCAGCGGGGCCGGCGCCCGTGGGCTCAAGAGCGAGCAATCCGTGCACGTGCTCGGCTCCCTCGAGCACCGGTTTGCCCCTGGGCTCGTCGCCCGCGTGGAAGGCTATTACAAGTCGTTCGACCGCCTCATCGTCGGCCGCCTCGAAATGCCCGCCGAGACGGCGGCGCGCATAGCCCCGTACGCATTCCCCCCAGCGCTTGCCGCCAGCGTACCAACCGCCGCGCAAATCACCAGCACTCCCGTGAATGGCGCAACGGGACGCGCCTACGGCATCGACGTGTTCGTCGCGCACCAACCGACCGATTCGGCCGAACGGCTGGCTGGCTGGGCTTCGTACACCTTCGGCAAGGCGGACATCGACAGTTACGGCCGCCGTTATGCCTTCGACTACGATCGCCGCCACGCCCTTAGCCTGGTTGGCACGTATCGCATGATGCGCGGCCTTGAGCTGGCCGCGACGCTGCGGATTGCCTCGGGTTTTCCCTACACGCCCGCGGTTGGTCTGCGCGTGGCAGCGGTCGCAGAGACGGACGCGACTGGTGCGGTCGTGCGGTACGTGCCGCAGGTTGACGTGAATGGACTCTACGTCTGGACCACAGATCCGGGTGGCGTCGAAAACCTGAACGCTGGACGACTGCCGGTGTTCGTGCGTCTCGACTTCAGGACGACCTTCAAGCCGAGGTGGTCGGGAAACCGCTGGCAATTCTATGTTGAGGTGATCAACGCGTTGAACCGATCGAACGTCGGCGGTTTCGACACGGTTCTTCAGTACAACCCGGTCGGCGACCGGCCTCTTCTGACCTATACGGCATCCGGAGGTCTTCCGCTGCTGCCGTCGGTGGGTGTCCGCTACCGGTTCTGA
- a CDS encoding iron donor protein CyaY yields MADEVLSEQEFRVKADQAIETAQHALLGLAEAEGFDLEIQGGVLNVLFEEPAAARFVVSPNAPVRQIWVSALVRSFKLSWSPDLGAFALNGETLVALLDRLTRQHLGV; encoded by the coding sequence ATGGCAGACGAGGTGTTGTCGGAGCAGGAGTTTCGCGTCAAGGCCGACCAGGCCATCGAAACGGCCCAACACGCGCTGTTGGGGCTGGCGGAGGCCGAAGGGTTCGATCTCGAAATTCAGGGCGGCGTGCTCAATGTGCTGTTCGAAGAGCCGGCCGCGGCGCGCTTCGTGGTCAGCCCCAATGCGCCGGTCCGCCAGATCTGGGTGTCGGCGCTGGTGCGCAGCTTCAAGCTCTCGTGGTCACCCGACCTCGGCGCCTTCGCGCTCAACGGTGAGACACTCGTCGCGCTCCTCGATCGCCTCACGCGCCAGCACCTCGGCGTCTGA
- a CDS encoding M23 family metallopeptidase codes for MSLKTILLSVAVLLVVAGGVTYYLAGQEPGPIVTIHGPSVMGSASVTFDASVDVMGTRLTRVEARLEQADKQFPVFSLASPGDARFVQETPDRMRLTRAVASSQFGGLKDGTARLVITAERLVLLGLRKAESTTSRDVKVRLTPPAITVVSTHHYVKLGGAEMIVYRVAPPDVSSGVQVGDRYYPGFPAAGVGGSKSPDPTLRLAFFSLAFDQDVDTRMTLVARDEAGNMVLADFDHKTFPGKFERSRVPIDDTFVSRVVPPILQATPELKMPTGKPEERLAAFLAINSDVRRKNAQQIEAIAKESGPEMLWRGPFLRMARAASAAVFADHRTYFYGDREVDRQVHLGVDLASVRGAEVTAANTGRVMYTGYLGIYGNCVIIDHGMGVQTLYAHLSAMDVEKGDSVKGGETIGRSGMTGLAGGDHVHFTTLVAGRPVNPVEWWDPHWIADRIDRKLFEAGLIPEAPKVAAATTEDKPAPARVKAKPKPKPKPRPPVKPRRKR; via the coding sequence ATGTCCCTCAAGACGATTCTGCTTTCCGTCGCCGTCCTGCTGGTCGTGGCTGGGGGCGTGACCTATTACCTTGCTGGCCAGGAGCCCGGGCCGATCGTGACGATACACGGGCCGTCGGTCATGGGCAGTGCCAGCGTCACGTTTGACGCGTCGGTCGACGTGATGGGCACCCGCCTCACACGGGTCGAGGCGAGGCTCGAACAAGCAGATAAACAGTTTCCGGTGTTTTCGCTGGCATCGCCAGGCGATGCGCGATTTGTGCAGGAAACGCCCGATCGCATGCGGCTGACGCGAGCGGTAGCGTCGAGCCAGTTCGGCGGCTTGAAGGACGGCACGGCGCGCCTGGTAATTACGGCGGAGCGATTGGTGCTCCTCGGTCTCCGCAAGGCGGAATCCACCACGTCCCGCGACGTGAAAGTGCGGCTGACGCCCCCTGCAATCACGGTCGTCTCGACTCACCACTACGTGAAGCTCGGCGGGGCAGAGATGATCGTGTACCGGGTCGCGCCCCCCGATGTTTCGTCGGGTGTGCAGGTGGGCGACCGCTACTATCCGGGCTTTCCCGCTGCTGGCGTCGGCGGCAGCAAGAGCCCCGATCCGACCCTGCGTCTGGCGTTCTTCTCGCTGGCCTTCGATCAGGATGTCGACACGCGCATGACGCTGGTCGCGCGTGACGAAGCGGGCAACATGGTGTTGGCCGACTTCGATCACAAGACGTTTCCCGGCAAGTTTGAGCGGAGCCGCGTGCCGATCGACGACACGTTCGTCAGCCGCGTGGTGCCGCCGATTCTGCAGGCCACGCCGGAACTGAAGATGCCAACCGGCAAGCCCGAAGAGCGGCTGGCGGCCTTCCTGGCCATCAACAGCGATGTCCGTCGCAAGAACGCGCAGCAGATCGAAGCGATCGCCAAGGAGAGTGGGCCAGAAATGCTGTGGCGCGGCCCGTTCCTTCGGATGGCGCGCGCGGCGTCGGCGGCGGTGTTCGCGGATCACCGTACCTACTTCTACGGCGACCGCGAAGTGGATCGGCAAGTGCACCTCGGCGTGGATCTCGCCTCGGTCCGTGGTGCGGAGGTCACCGCGGCGAATACGGGACGCGTGATGTATACGGGGTACCTCGGCATCTACGGCAATTGCGTCATCATCGACCACGGTATGGGCGTCCAGACGCTTTATGCCCACCTGTCGGCGATGGATGTCGAAAAGGGCGACAGCGTGAAGGGCGGAGAGACCATCGGCCGCAGTGGCATGACGGGCCTGGCCGGCGGCGATCACGTGCACTTTACGACGCTTGTGGCGGGACGTCCGGTCAATCCTGTCGAATGGTGGGATCCGCACTGGATCGCTGACCGTATTGATCGCAAGTTGTTCGAGGCTGGCCTCATACCTGAAGCACCGAAGGTGGCGGCCGCAACGACCGAAGACAAACCGGCACCCGCGCGTGTGAAGGCGAAGCCAAAGCCAAAGCCCAAACCTCGTCCCCCGGTCAAACCGCGTCGCAAGCGCTGA
- a CDS encoding proline racemase family protein: protein METMRCYKTIDAHAAGEPLRLIVEGFPTPKGRTMLEKRAWVKAHADRIRRSLMQEPRGHLDMYGAVLTEPVSPEADAGVLFMHNEGYSTMCGHGIIAVTTMAIERGLIHPRQPGRVIFDAPAGLVRATAHMAPRQGSKREGGPETRVSSVSFLNVPSFVLHPGLATEVGGRKIRVDVAFGGAFYAIVDAEAVGIPVLPARLADLRRVGMEIKHAVEAAVTVEHPDDRGLKGIYGTIFTGPPDCEEADLKNVTVFADAEVDRSPCGTGTCAVMAVVDAMGLLAPDRPFRHESIIGTVFSGRVVSRTRVGDHDAIVPELEGSAWVTGEHTFIVDDDDPLAEGFRL, encoded by the coding sequence ATAGAGACGATGCGCTGTTACAAGACCATCGACGCCCACGCGGCTGGCGAGCCGCTCAGACTGATTGTCGAAGGCTTCCCGACGCCGAAAGGCCGCACGATGCTCGAGAAGCGTGCGTGGGTCAAGGCGCACGCCGATCGGATCCGGCGGAGTCTGATGCAGGAGCCGCGCGGTCACCTCGACATGTACGGCGCGGTGCTGACCGAACCGGTGTCGCCAGAGGCCGATGCCGGCGTGTTGTTCATGCACAACGAAGGCTACAGCACGATGTGCGGCCACGGCATCATCGCGGTGACGACCATGGCGATCGAGCGGGGCCTGATTCACCCGCGGCAACCAGGGCGTGTCATTTTCGACGCGCCTGCCGGATTGGTGCGGGCGACGGCGCACATGGCGCCGCGCCAAGGATCGAAGCGTGAAGGTGGGCCGGAGACTCGCGTCAGCAGTGTGAGCTTCCTGAACGTGCCGTCGTTCGTGCTTCATCCGGGGCTCGCGACAGAGGTGGGCGGGCGGAAGATTCGCGTGGATGTCGCGTTTGGCGGTGCCTTCTACGCCATCGTTGATGCCGAAGCCGTGGGCATCCCCGTGCTGCCGGCGCGGCTCGCCGACTTGCGTCGCGTGGGTATGGAGATCAAGCACGCGGTCGAGGCGGCCGTGACCGTTGAACATCCCGACGATCGCGGGCTCAAGGGCATCTACGGGACCATCTTCACCGGACCTCCGGATTGCGAGGAGGCCGACCTGAAAAACGTCACGGTGTTCGCCGACGCGGAGGTCGACCGGTCGCCTTGCGGAACCGGAACCTGCGCCGTGATGGCCGTGGTGGATGCGATGGGGTTGCTGGCGCCCGACCGGCCGTTCCGCCACGAGAGCATTATCGGCACGGTGTTTTCCGGACGCGTCGTCTCACGCACCCGCGTGGGCGACCACGACGCGATCGTGCCCGAACTGGAAGGCTCAGCGTGGGTGACCGGTGAGCACACGTTCATCGTGGATGACGACGATCCACTCGCCGAAGGGTTTCGGCTGTAA
- a CDS encoding ornithine cyclodeaminase family protein (cyclodeaminase): MAFPIIDEQALRACVSPADAITAVRAAFRADGEGRTSVPAVINLSIPGTNGEFHVKTAWVEGVPVVAVKVASGFYDNPALGLPTGSGLMALFDAQTGMPVALLFDNGFLTDIRTGAAGAVAAECLARREITTVGVIGSGVQARHQVRCLKEVRPFRRLLAWSPDGVGLESYCAEMRAALGITATVAAGAAEVCREADVLITATPAREPIVRAEWLKPGLHITALGADTPGKQELEAACLRRADLVVVDRLSQCARFGELSHALRLGLLQESDVWAQLGEIVAGQKPGRTGDDQITICDLTGVGFQDTAIAALAWERAQVTGLASAARSVVMGDV, encoded by the coding sequence ATGGCATTCCCCATCATCGACGAACAGGCCCTTCGCGCCTGCGTCTCTCCCGCCGACGCCATCACCGCTGTGCGCGCGGCGTTTCGCGCCGATGGCGAGGGCCGCACCAGCGTGCCGGCCGTCATCAATCTTTCCATCCCCGGCACCAATGGAGAATTCCACGTCAAGACGGCCTGGGTGGAGGGCGTACCAGTGGTGGCGGTAAAGGTGGCCTCAGGATTCTACGACAATCCGGCCCTCGGGTTGCCAACCGGGTCCGGGCTGATGGCCCTGTTCGATGCACAGACGGGGATGCCGGTGGCCCTGCTCTTCGACAACGGGTTTCTTACCGACATTCGCACGGGCGCGGCCGGCGCGGTCGCGGCCGAGTGTCTCGCCAGGCGTGAGATCACCACGGTGGGCGTGATTGGATCGGGCGTGCAGGCCCGGCACCAGGTGCGGTGTCTCAAGGAAGTCAGGCCCTTCAGGCGCCTGCTGGCGTGGAGCCCGGACGGGGTCGGCCTCGAGAGCTACTGCGCCGAGATGCGCGCGGCGCTGGGCATCACGGCGACGGTGGCGGCCGGGGCAGCCGAGGTCTGTCGCGAAGCCGACGTGCTCATCACGGCCACGCCGGCGCGTGAACCCATCGTGCGTGCCGAGTGGCTGAAGCCGGGACTTCACATCACGGCGCTCGGGGCCGACACACCGGGCAAGCAGGAACTCGAGGCGGCCTGTCTCCGGCGTGCGGATCTCGTGGTTGTTGATCGACTGTCTCAGTGCGCCCGCTTCGGTGAACTGTCGCATGCGCTGCGATTGGGCCTGCTGCAGGAATCCGACGTGTGGGCTCAACTCGGCGAGATTGTCGCCGGCCAGAAACCGGGCCGGACCGGCGACGATCAGATCACCATCTGCGATCTGACCGGCGTGGGCTTTCAGGACACCGCGATCGCGGCGCTCGCCTGGGAGCGTGCACAAGTAACAGGCCTCGCGTCGGCCGCGAGGTCTGTTGTCATGGGAGATGTATGA
- a CDS encoding DUF420 domain-containing protein: MMSISDLPALNATLNAIAAAFLATGYVMIRRRQKTAHRWCMIAACMASALFLTSYIVYHANAGSKLYPGTGPIRLVYFFILGTHVVLAAVILPMAIVTLTRALRGHFDRHKRLARWTLPFWLYVSVTGVVIYLMLY; the protein is encoded by the coding sequence ATGATGTCCATCTCGGACCTGCCCGCCCTCAACGCGACGCTCAATGCGATCGCGGCAGCGTTTCTCGCAACGGGCTACGTCATGATCCGGCGCCGCCAGAAGACCGCGCACCGCTGGTGCATGATCGCCGCGTGTATGGCGTCGGCCCTCTTCCTGACGTCGTACATCGTCTATCACGCCAACGCGGGCTCGAAGTTGTACCCGGGCACCGGTCCGATCCGGCTGGTCTACTTCTTCATCCTTGGCACACACGTGGTGCTGGCGGCCGTCATCCTGCCGATGGCCATCGTCACGCTCACGCGGGCGCTCCGCGGACACTTCGACCGTCACAAGCGCCTCGCACGCTGGACCCTGCCCTTCTGGCTCTATGTGTCGGTGACCGGCGTCGTGATCTACCTGATGCTCTATTAG
- the cyoE gene encoding heme o synthase: MTDPSTDAPRPDRAMPDGTVPASTAPARGRTGDYVTLAKPRLNMLVVATTLAGYYMAGPARADWMVLVHTLVGTTLVASGASAFNQLMEIEADGLMRRTRLRPLPTGRLTPRQASIFGLVLSLSGIVELAFGVNLLASGVATATLLTYTVFYTPLKRRTSLATVVGGIPGALPPMIGWAAVRNSLSIEAWILFGIVFLWQMPHFLAIAWMYREDYKRAGFPLLPVVEPDGASTGRQALIYAAALLPLSLAPTVVAMTGNVYLAGAGIMSALFLALAARFAWDRTTNSARRLFFGSITYLPLLWILMVLNRV, from the coding sequence ATGACCGACCCGTCCACCGACGCACCTCGGCCGGACCGCGCGATGCCAGATGGGACGGTGCCGGCGTCTACCGCCCCCGCGCGAGGCCGGACGGGCGACTACGTCACGCTCGCCAAGCCCCGCTTGAACATGCTGGTGGTCGCCACGACGCTCGCCGGTTACTACATGGCCGGGCCCGCACGAGCCGACTGGATGGTGCTGGTTCACACGCTGGTCGGTACGACGCTGGTGGCGAGCGGGGCTTCCGCCTTCAACCAGTTGATGGAGATCGAGGCTGACGGCCTGATGCGCCGCACGAGGCTGCGGCCGCTGCCGACAGGCCGGCTGACGCCGCGGCAGGCGAGCATCTTTGGGCTCGTGCTCTCGCTCTCTGGCATTGTCGAGCTCGCGTTCGGCGTCAACCTGCTCGCCTCAGGCGTCGCGACAGCGACGCTGCTCACCTACACCGTGTTCTACACGCCGCTCAAGCGGCGAACATCGCTCGCGACGGTGGTCGGCGGCATTCCAGGCGCGCTTCCGCCGATGATCGGCTGGGCGGCCGTGCGCAACTCGCTCTCGATTGAGGCATGGATCCTGTTTGGCATTGTCTTTCTGTGGCAGATGCCGCACTTCCTCGCCATCGCCTGGATGTACAGGGAGGACTACAAGCGGGCGGGCTTCCCGCTTCTGCCAGTGGTCGAACCCGACGGCGCGTCGACCGGCCGGCAGGCGCTCATCTACGCAGCCGCCCTGCTTCCGCTGAGCCTCGCGCCGACGGTTGTGGCGATGACGGGCAACGTATATCTGGCGGGTGCCGGCATCATGAGCGCGCTGTTTCTCGCCCTCGCGGCGCGCTTCGCCTGGGATCGCACGACGAATTCCGCGCGCCGCCTGTTTTTCGGCTCAATCACGTACCTGCCCCTGTTGTGGATCCTGATGGTGCTCAATCGGGTGTAA
- a CDS encoding putative sulfate exporter family transporter, which yields MKRICFIALMALCAWPRIDAAVALMCGVVFSLAVGNPFARESGAWARKLLQTSVVGLGFGVGISQVLRESQHSILYTMIGITLTLLMGAAIGKWLRVEARTSQLISFGTAICGGSAIAAMAPVIKARSEEVAVALATVFMLNAVALLIFPAIGHLLSLSPGAFGLWSALAIHDTSSVVGAASSFGPAALATATTVKLTRALWIMPCVLVYALIRKSDQRVTVPLFIVGFIAAAVIRSVLPQYLGTWDGIAFVARRLLVVTLFLIGAGVSRETLKKVGFRPMLQGVTLWVIVSSVTLAAIFYHLIGD from the coding sequence ATGAAACGGATCTGTTTTATCGCGCTCATGGCGCTTTGTGCCTGGCCGCGCATCGACGCCGCGGTGGCCCTGATGTGTGGCGTCGTGTTCAGCCTGGCCGTTGGCAACCCGTTCGCGCGCGAATCTGGCGCCTGGGCCAGGAAGCTCTTGCAAACCTCCGTCGTCGGCCTCGGCTTCGGCGTGGGCATCAGCCAGGTGCTGCGTGAAAGCCAGCACTCAATCCTCTACACGATGATCGGCATCACGCTGACCCTGCTGATGGGCGCGGCGATCGGAAAGTGGCTCCGTGTGGAGGCGCGCACGTCGCAACTGATCTCGTTTGGCACCGCGATTTGCGGAGGAAGCGCGATTGCGGCGATGGCGCCCGTGATCAAGGCCCGGAGCGAGGAAGTCGCCGTGGCGCTGGCGACGGTGTTCATGCTGAACGCCGTGGCGCTCCTGATTTTTCCGGCCATCGGCCATCTCCTCTCCCTCAGTCCGGGTGCGTTCGGGCTGTGGTCGGCGCTGGCGATTCACGACACGAGCAGCGTGGTTGGCGCCGCGTCTTCCTTCGGGCCGGCGGCCTTGGCCACGGCCACCACGGTCAAGCTGACGCGGGCGTTGTGGATCATGCCGTGCGTTCTGGTGTACGCGCTCATCAGGAAGTCGGACCAGCGTGTCACGGTCCCGCTGTTCATCGTCGGATTTATCGCGGCAGCGGTCATCCGGTCAGTCCTGCCGCAGTATCTTGGCACCTGGGACGGGATCGCGTTTGTGGCGCGGCGGCTCCTCGTGGTGACCCTGTTCCTGATTGGCGCTGGAGTCAGCCGCGAGACCCTGAAGAAGGTTGGATTCCGCCCGATGCTGCAGGGCGTGACGCTCTGGGTGATCGTCAGCTCGGTGACGCTCGCCGCGATCTTTTATCACCTGATCGGAGACTAG
- a CDS encoding dipeptidase, translated as MDGKSLVFVVSCVSAAMVVVSAAAVQQDDLLERARALHRAVPMFDGHNDFPWEVRQKGGSDPAKLDIRGPQPATMTDIPRMRKGGVGAQFWSVYVPASLAGTTAVTATLEQIDIVYRMADRYPETFEIARTADDVERIFKAGRIASLIDIEGGHSIDNSLGALRMFYRLGARCMTLTHSKNVPWADSATDTPEHNGLTPFGEDVIREMNRLGMIIDLSHVSPAVMDAVLRITRSPVIFSHSSARALVDHPRNVPDAVLKKLPANGGVVMVSFVPGFTSSEVMTWEVAQEAEQARLEKVTPNDAAAVTAGLEAWKAVHRQPVATLAQVADHIDHVRKVAGIDHVGYGSDFDGISSAPKGLEDVSTFPALTAELLRRGYSDGDIKKVLGLNLLRVMRAVETTAKGG; from the coding sequence GTGGACGGAAAGAGCCTCGTCTTTGTCGTGTCATGCGTATCGGCGGCCATGGTGGTGGTGTCCGCGGCCGCCGTCCAGCAGGACGACCTGCTGGAGCGCGCCCGGGCGCTGCATCGCGCCGTGCCCATGTTCGACGGCCACAACGATTTCCCGTGGGAGGTCCGCCAGAAGGGCGGCAGCGATCCGGCAAAACTCGACATCCGGGGGCCGCAGCCGGCGACGATGACCGACATCCCCCGGATGCGCAAGGGCGGCGTCGGCGCGCAGTTCTGGTCCGTGTACGTGCCAGCCAGTCTTGCCGGCACAACGGCCGTCACCGCGACGCTCGAACAGATCGACATCGTCTACCGCATGGCCGACCGGTATCCGGAGACCTTCGAAATTGCCCGGACCGCCGATGACGTCGAACGCATCTTCAAGGCGGGCAGAATTGCGTCGCTGATCGACATTGAAGGCGGCCACTCGATCGATAACTCGCTCGGGGCGTTGCGCATGTTTTACCGGCTTGGCGCGCGGTGCATGACGCTGACCCACTCGAAGAACGTGCCGTGGGCCGACTCGGCCACCGACACGCCCGAGCACAACGGTCTGACGCCGTTTGGCGAAGATGTCATTCGCGAGATGAACCGCCTCGGCATGATCATCGACTTGAGCCATGTGTCTCCGGCCGTGATGGACGCGGTGCTGCGGATCACGCGGTCGCCGGTGATCTTTTCGCACTCGTCCGCCCGGGCGCTCGTCGATCACCCGCGCAACGTCCCAGATGCGGTCTTGAAGAAACTCCCCGCCAATGGTGGTGTCGTGATGGTGTCGTTTGTGCCCGGGTTCACGTCGTCCGAGGTAATGACGTGGGAGGTGGCGCAGGAGGCGGAACAGGCCCGGCTCGAGAAGGTGACACCCAACGACGCGGCGGCGGTCACAGCAGGACTCGAGGCCTGGAAGGCGGTGCATCGGCAGCCTGTCGCGACGCTCGCGCAGGTGGCCGATCACATTGATCACGTGCGCAAGGTCGCCGGGATCGACCACGTGGGCTATGGAAGCGATTTCGACGGCATCTCGTCGGCGCCGAAGGGACTTGAGGATGTGTCGACGTTTCCGGCACTGACCGCCGAACTGCTTCGGCGCGGCTACTCGGACGGCGACATCAAGAAAGTTCTCGGACTCAATCTGCTGCGCGTCATGCGGGCCGTGGAAACCACGGCGAAGGGTGGTTAG
- a CDS encoding VWA domain-containing protein, translating into MTYRRASLVGLVMVVGGVIVVSSSVSAARQASPPQATVFKSSAKVVPVYATVTDDQDRLIPDLTKADFEILDNNVRQDISVFENQSQPITSIVMLDTSGSMTNSLKLVKAGAEQFLERLLPQDKAQVGAFNDKIQFSGTFTSDRDDLVAALKDIDFGYPTRLYDAIDQSVDRLIDIEGRRVIVLLTDGEDTSSKKGQGEVLDRARQEEVMIYGIGLESLYFNGQRQVRTSPDKVLKKMAEETGGGYYRLAATPELSSVFARIALELHSQYVLGFSPATFDGKVHKLTVNVKRPGMKARARKSYVAVGDVPAGRPR; encoded by the coding sequence ATGACGTATCGACGTGCAAGCCTGGTTGGTCTCGTCATGGTCGTTGGCGGCGTCATTGTCGTCTCGTCCTCCGTGTCGGCCGCGCGTCAGGCCTCGCCGCCGCAGGCGACGGTGTTCAAGTCGAGCGCGAAGGTCGTTCCGGTCTACGCAACGGTGACCGACGATCAGGATCGGCTGATTCCCGATCTGACGAAGGCCGACTTCGAGATCCTCGATAACAACGTGCGGCAGGACATCTCGGTATTCGAGAACCAGTCGCAGCCCATCACATCGATCGTCATGCTGGACACGAGCGGCAGCATGACCAACTCGCTGAAACTGGTGAAGGCCGGGGCCGAACAGTTTCTGGAGCGGCTGCTGCCTCAGGACAAGGCCCAGGTGGGCGCCTTCAACGACAAGATCCAGTTCAGTGGCACGTTCACCTCGGATCGAGACGATCTGGTGGCGGCGCTCAAGGACATCGACTTCGGATATCCGACGCGGCTCTACGACGCCATCGATCAATCCGTCGATCGCCTCATCGACATCGAGGGCCGACGGGTCATCGTGCTGCTCACTGACGGCGAGGATACCAGCAGCAAGAAGGGCCAGGGCGAGGTGCTCGATCGGGCGAGGCAGGAAGAGGTGATGATCTACGGGATCGGCCTCGAATCGCTGTACTTCAACGGCCAGCGCCAGGTACGCACGAGTCCCGACAAGGTGCTGAAGAAGATGGCCGAGGAAACCGGCGGCGGGTACTACCGGCTGGCCGCGACGCCCGAACTCAGCAGCGTCTTCGCCCGCATCGCGCTCGAACTACACAGCCAGTACGTGCTCGGATTCTCGCCGGCGACCTTCGATGGCAAGGTGCACAAGCTCACGGTGAATGTGAAACGCCCTGGCATGAAGGCCCGGGCGCGGAAGTCGTACGTCGCGGTTGGGGACGTTCCGGCCGGGCGGCCGCGTTAG